From the Planktothrix sp. FACHB-1365 genome, the window CGGGAAACAAAAGTGGGGATTCAAGACGTTGAGAAGGCATTGTTACTTTTAGCAGAGACTTGAAGACTAAACCTTAATTTACAGGGTGAGTAAAAATACTAATCCCAATCCAGCTTGATTGAGTTTGAGATCCTTACCCACCCTGGGAAACTAAAAGTTTACAATTTTTGACAGTTTATTAATTTTTCAGATTTTCTAACCCTTGGGTCACTTTAGCAGACTGAATGCGATCGCCTTGTTTAATTTGATCAACAACATTCATCCCGTCGGTAACATAACCAAAAACCGCATAACTCCCATCCAGGAACGGTAAATCTGCTAAGGCAAAATAGAACTGAGAAGAAGCGGAATCAGGGAATTGAGAACGAGCCATGGCTACTGCACCCCGACTGTGGGATAAAACAGGAGCTTTTTGGATTCCGGCACTTTCTAAGGTTTTACTATAGATCGGCTGTTCTGCACCTTTGGGCTTAATTTCTAAGGGGATCATCCGTTCTTTGGATGTCTTGGGATCAATAAATCCCCCAGTCCCTAATCTAGCACTGGGAAACTTAGGATCTTTACTTTGAGGATCGCCCCCTTGCACCACAAAGGGTTGAGGATCACGGACAACCCGATGAAAAGCTAGACCATCATAAACCCCTTTATTAACGAGATCGACAAAGTTCCCGGCGGTAATGGGGGCATTAGTGCCATCAATTTCAATAGTAATTGGCGATTTATTGACCGTCATTACTACCGTTGCTTTTCCGTTTAATTGGGGTGAATTTGCCATAGGTTGGGTTGAAGTTGGAGAACTAGGAGTAAGGGTCTGCTCGACAGATGGATTGTTCTGAGCTTGAGTTTCTGCTGAAGTTGTCGTAGAACTACAGCCCGCCACGATTAACACACATAAGAGCAGGAGCGGTAAAAACCAGTGCTGTGTGTTGAATTGTTTCATTTTAGGTCTTAATTTTTGGGTGCAGTCGGATATTTTACAGTCCTTCTAAGGGAACTTGTAAAAACTTCGCTAATTCAGCCCCTTGATTTTCTAAGTCTGACAGAGGCAGGGATTGGCCCACACGGGTTAAGGGAATTTCTCGACGGTCTTTGAGTTTGAGATACAACGCTCGACGGGGGTTGAGTCCATCTTTGATATCTACCCGAATTGATTGAACCTCATTAACGTTGCAATTGAATTCAACTTTACGGTTTTTCCCCGGAAAGCCCCACCGGAAAATATTAACCTTTTCCGTTTCCCGATTAAATTCATTGTATCCACCGCCTAAATCCCACAGAATCACCAGCCATAGATACAAAGCCAGTAACAAGGCTGCTGTTCCATATAACCCCATGACAATTCCTTGGGGGATAAAGATCAGTTGGGTCGGATCGGCGAA encodes:
- a CDS encoding peptidylprolyl isomerase — encoded protein: MKQFNTQHWFLPLLLLCVLIVAGCSSTTTSAETQAQNNPSVEQTLTPSSPTSTQPMANSPQLNGKATVVMTVNKSPITIEIDGTNAPITAGNFVDLVNKGVYDGLAFHRVVRDPQPFVVQGGDPQSKDPKFPSARLGTGGFIDPKTSKERMIPLEIKPKGAEQPIYSKTLESAGIQKAPVLSHSRGAVAMARSQFPDSASSQFYFALADLPFLDGSYAVFGYVTDGMNVVDQIKQGDRIQSAKVTQGLENLKN
- a CDS encoding photosystem I assembly protein Ycf4, which encodes MSTQTKTTTNQILDQKVTGSRRFSNYWWASVITIGGTGFLLSGISSYLKINLLPFADPTQLIFIPQGIVMGLYGTAALLLALYLWLVILWDLGGGYNEFNRETEKVNIFRWGFPGKNRKVEFNCNVNEVQSIRVDIKDGLNPRRALYLKLKDRREIPLTRVGQSLPLSDLENQGAELAKFLQVPLEGL